One Lytechinus pictus isolate F3 Inbred chromosome 12, Lp3.0, whole genome shotgun sequence genomic region harbors:
- the LOC129272876 gene encoding forkhead box protein D1-like, with translation MQEDSIYQTGSIQTASSPAVRHLSPVACMEHPSQVYHSALWWNAASASTLHGEAPVITPTDLAHRNLAALRYYSNSLPPCALTHPFSHLASSHPYFPTTMEGLSWLRLAAHHDFYKLVRPPYSYSALIAMAIQSSPEHKITLSGIYRYVAENFPFYKRSKAGWQNSIRHNLSLNDCFIKVPRADNDPGKGHYWTLDPNCEKMFDNGNFRRKRKRRGDSLESPSSTVPSSPSSLVIDDHPMSTLRPVKRFIIDQPDAEDPTNVDRIYTTQQSHQQGRGLREYYINGQDTSVVSKAIHLRHPPHISKQSEGDLLSGISSAGKCVQNKNKAILKSSFSVRSLLGQDTDETAGKEDP, from the coding sequence ATGCAAGAAGACAGTATCTATCAGACAGGTAGCATCCAGACGGCATCATCCCCTGCGGTCCGCCATCTCAGCCCGGTCGCCTGCATGGAGCACCCATCTCAAGTCTACCATTCAGCTCTTTGGTGGAATGCAGCATCGGCATCCACCCTACACGGTGAAGCACCGGTAATCACCCCCACCGATCTGGCTCACCGTAACCTGGCCGCTCTTAGGTACTACTCCAATTCTCTGCCTCCATGTGCGTTAACGCATCCCTTCTCGCATCTCGCTTCGTCACACCCGTACTTCCCTACCACCATGGAGGGCCTGAGCTGGCTGAGACTCGCTGCCCATCATGATTTCTACAAACTGGTCCGACCTCCGTACTCCTACTCGGCCCTCATAGCGATGGCCATCCAAAGCTCGCCCGAGCACAAAATCACCCTCAGCGGCATCTATCGCTACGTTGCCGAAAACTTCCCGTTTTACAAGCGCAGCAAGGCAGGCTGGCAGAATTCCATTCGCCACAACCTCTCCCTCAACGACTGCTTCATCAAGGTACCTCGAGCCGATAACGACCCGGGAAAGGGCCACTACTGGACCCTCGACCCCAACTGCGAGAAAATGTTTGACAACGGGAATTTTCGACGAAAGAGGAAACGACGGGGCGATTCTCTCGAGAGCCCTTCGTCAACCGTGCCCTCGTCACCCTCTTCCCTCGTCATAGACGACCACCCGATGTCGACATTGAGACCGGTCAAGCGTTTCATCATCGACCAACCCGATGCAGAAGACCCAACGAATGTTGACCGAATATATACCACTCAACAATCCCACCAACAAGGGCGTGGTCTTCGAGAATATTACATCAATGGTCAAGATACATCAGTGGTTTCCAAGGCGATTCATCTTCGGCATCCTCCTCACATCTCAAAGCAGTCAGAAGGGGACCTTCTCTCCGGGATATCATCAGCAGGAAAATGTGTTCAGAACAAAAATAAAGCTATCCTTAAATCAAGCTTCAGCGTAAGGAGCCTACTCGGCCAAGACACAGATGAAACAGCAGGTAAAGAAGATCCATGA